One genomic segment of Novisyntrophococcus fermenticellae includes these proteins:
- a CDS encoding D-alanyl-D-alanine carboxypeptidase family protein produces the protein MNQKEKEEMRRSHLEARRKRRRRRKIQQIILIIILVLILVAMGFMLIELNNKQVLNTIADESSIDSPEITPTAEVRPTIEPTPDIAERPMDEPEIIISTDNLNSSYGYMIRLSNQFVIMDKGGSDRIYPASMTKLMTLIVAIENLPDLDERVILSDEMIRNLYEEGASMAQFVGGENVPARDLLYGVMLPSGADACVGLAQKISGSEEAFVEKMNQKAQELQMTDTHFTTTTGLHDENEYSTCKDITKLMLYSLNNEIFREILNTKSYTTTATPPHPNGIVFENSLFKQIADKKLSNGGIIEGGKTGYTSDSGLCMASLSKIGEEEYLLVTAHADGSPQTEQYNITDAFTVYNQIK, from the coding sequence ATGAATCAGAAAGAGAAAGAAGAGATGAGAAGGAGCCATCTGGAAGCAAGACGTAAAAGACGCAGGCGGAGAAAGATTCAGCAGATAATCCTTATCATTATTTTAGTACTTATATTGGTTGCGATGGGCTTTATGTTAATAGAGCTGAATAATAAACAGGTTTTGAATACAATTGCTGATGAAAGCAGCATAGATAGCCCGGAAATTACTCCAACTGCTGAAGTAAGGCCGACAATAGAGCCAACTCCAGATATAGCAGAAAGGCCTATGGATGAACCGGAGATAATCATTTCAACAGACAATCTGAATAGTTCTTATGGATATATGATACGTCTTAGTAACCAGTTTGTTATAATGGATAAAGGAGGTTCTGATAGAATATATCCGGCTTCTATGACAAAGCTGATGACTTTGATTGTCGCTATTGAAAATTTACCGGATTTAGATGAGAGAGTTATATTATCTGATGAAATGATTCGGAATTTATATGAAGAGGGAGCTTCTATGGCACAGTTTGTTGGAGGTGAGAATGTGCCTGCGAGGGATTTGCTATATGGGGTTATGCTTCCCTCAGGAGCGGATGCCTGTGTTGGGCTTGCACAGAAAATTTCTGGTTCAGAAGAGGCCTTTGTAGAGAAGATGAATCAAAAGGCACAGGAATTGCAGATGACTGATACTCACTTTACCACCACCACCGGACTACATGATGAGAATGAATACTCCACTTGTAAGGATATAACGAAACTCATGCTATATTCTTTGAATAATGAAATCTTTCGTGAAATATTAAATACAAAAAGTTATACGACAACCGCCACGCCGCCGCATCCAAATGGTATTGTATTTGAAAATTCTTTGTTTAAACAAATCGCAGATAAAAAACTTTCTAACGGCGGAATAATAGAAGGTGGGAAGACGGGGTATACCAGTGATTCAGGTCTGTGTATGGCAAGTCTTTCAAAGATAGGCGAAGAAGAGTATTTATTAGTGACTGCTCATGCAGATGGGAGTCCACAGACGGAACAATATAACATTACAGATGCATTTACCGTATATAATCAAATTAAATAG
- the gyrA gene encoding DNA gyrase subunit A: MEDNIFDKVREVDLKETMEESYIAYSMSVIASRALPDVRDGLKPVQRRILYSMIELNNGPDKPHRKCARIVGDTMGKYHPHGDSSIYGALVNMAQEWSTRYPLVDGHGNFGSVDGDGAAAMRYTEARLSKISMEMTADINKNTVNFRPNFDETEQEPTVLPSRYPNLLVNGTSGIAVGMATNIPPHNLREVISAVVKIIDNIIEHDSDTALEEVLEIVKGPDFPTGAQILGTRGFEEAYRTGRGKVRVRAITNIETLPNGKSEIIVTELPYMVNKARLIEKIAELVKDKRIDGITAINDHSNREGMRICIELRRDANANVILNQLYKHTQLQDTFGIIMLALVNNQPKVLNLLEMLTLYLDHQEEVVTRRTRYDLNKAEERAHILEGLLKALDNIDRVIQIIRGSANAQEAKENLTAEFDLSDAQAQAIVDMRLRALTGLEREKLENEYKDLMEKIKLYRAILGDRKLLLNVIRKEILEISDRHGDDRRTSIGFDEFDISMEDLIPVENTVITMTKLGYIKRMTVDNFHSQNRGGKGIKGMQTIEDDYIEELLMTTTHHFLMFFTNTGKVYRLKAYEIPEASRTARGTAIINLIQLQPGEKITAVIPIREYEDGRYLFMATKNGLVKKTPIIDYANVRKTGLAAISLRDNDELIEVKSTDNKKDILLVTKYGQCIRFRETDVRSTGRVSMGVRGISLIDNDEVVGMQLNTQGDYMLFVSENGLGKRTSMSEFTPQIRGGKGVKCYKITEKTGSVVGVKAVNSENEIMLITTEGIIIRLQCADISVLGRITSGVKLINVSENIFVASIAKVREKKENEDINDEEILEKVESDKDEDSENR; this comes from the coding sequence ATGGAAGATAATATTTTTGATAAAGTCCGTGAGGTAGATCTGAAAGAGACAATGGAAGAGTCATATATTGCTTATTCCATGAGTGTTATTGCTTCCCGTGCACTTCCGGATGTCAGAGACGGTCTTAAACCAGTACAGCGAAGAATCCTGTATTCCATGATAGAGTTGAATAATGGGCCCGATAAACCTCATAGAAAATGTGCCCGTATTGTCGGGGATACCATGGGTAAATATCATCCTCATGGTGATAGTTCTATCTATGGTGCATTGGTTAATATGGCACAGGAATGGTCTACCAGATATCCGTTGGTAGATGGGCATGGAAATTTTGGTTCCGTAGATGGAGATGGCGCTGCCGCCATGCGATATACAGAAGCGCGTCTGAGTAAAATATCTATGGAAATGACAGCGGATATTAATAAAAATACAGTAAATTTCAGACCAAACTTTGATGAAACAGAACAAGAACCGACAGTATTGCCCTCCAGATATCCGAATCTGCTGGTTAATGGAACCTCTGGTATAGCTGTAGGAATGGCTACAAATATTCCACCTCATAATCTGCGTGAGGTAATCAGTGCTGTTGTAAAAATTATAGATAACATTATTGAACATGACAGTGATACGGCCCTTGAAGAGGTTTTGGAAATTGTGAAGGGACCTGACTTTCCAACAGGGGCTCAGATTCTTGGAACCAGAGGGTTTGAAGAGGCATACCGTACCGGAAGAGGAAAAGTACGTGTACGTGCTATTACGAATATAGAGACGTTGCCGAATGGTAAAAGTGAAATTATAGTAACTGAACTCCCTTATATGGTAAATAAGGCCAGGCTGATTGAAAAAATTGCTGAACTGGTGAAAGATAAAAGAATTGACGGAATTACTGCAATCAATGATCATTCCAACAGGGAAGGAATGCGTATTTGTATTGAGTTAAGGAGGGATGCAAATGCGAACGTAATTCTTAATCAATTATATAAACATACGCAGCTGCAGGATACTTTTGGTATTATCATGCTGGCTCTGGTTAATAATCAACCTAAAGTTTTAAATCTTCTGGAAATGCTCACTTTATATCTGGATCATCAGGAAGAGGTTGTTACCAGAAGAACCAGGTATGACTTAAATAAAGCAGAAGAACGTGCACATATTTTGGAAGGACTTTTAAAAGCTCTGGATAATATTGATCGTGTAATACAGATTATCCGAGGATCGGCTAATGCACAGGAAGCAAAAGAAAATCTGACGGCAGAGTTTGATTTATCAGATGCTCAGGCTCAGGCAATCGTAGATATGCGTCTGCGTGCTCTTACCGGGCTGGAAAGAGAGAAGCTTGAGAATGAATATAAAGACTTGATGGAGAAAATTAAATTATATAGAGCAATTCTTGGGGACCGCAAACTTTTGCTTAATGTAATTCGAAAAGAAATTCTGGAAATATCAGACAGACATGGGGATGACAGAAGAACTTCTATTGGATTTGATGAATTTGATATATCCATGGAAGATCTGATTCCAGTAGAAAATACAGTTATTACGATGACAAAATTGGGATATATCAAACGTATGACGGTGGATAATTTCCATTCTCAGAACAGGGGTGGAAAAGGAATAAAGGGAATGCAGACCATTGAGGATGATTACATCGAAGAGCTGCTGATGACTACAACGCATCATTTCTTAATGTTTTTTACAAACACAGGTAAGGTTTACCGTCTTAAAGCGTATGAAATTCCGGAGGCGTCCAGGACTGCCCGTGGAACAGCAATTATTAATTTGATTCAGCTCCAGCCCGGTGAAAAGATAACTGCAGTTATTCCAATCCGAGAATATGAGGATGGAAGATATCTATTTATGGCTACAAAAAATGGATTAGTGAAGAAGACACCTATTATTGATTATGCAAATGTAAGAAAGACAGGACTTGCTGCAATCAGCTTAAGGGATAATGATGAACTTATTGAAGTAAAGTCCACAGATAATAAAAAAGATATTCTCTTAGTAACAAAATATGGACAATGTATCCGTTTCAGAGAAACAGATGTGCGCAGCACCGGCCGTGTATCCATGGGAGTCAGGGGTATCAGCCTGATTGATAATGATGAAGTTGTTGGTATGCAGTTAAATACACAGGGTGACTATATGTTATTCGTGTCTGAAAATGGACTTGGAAAAAGAACATCCATGAGTGAATTTACTCCTCAGATTCGAGGTGGTAAAGGTGTAAAATGTTATAAAATTACAGAAAAGACCGGAAGTGTGGTAGGAGTAAAGGCTGTCAATTCAGAAAATGAAATTATGCTCATTACTACCGAGGGTATTATTATCCGTCTTCAGTGTGCTGATATTTCTGTTCTTGGGCGTATTACATCTGGTGTTAAACTGATTAATGTATCAGAAAATATATTTGTAGCCAGTATTGCAAAGGTACGTGAGAAGAAAGAAAATGAAGATATAAATGATGAAGAAATATTAGAAAAGGTTGAATCAGATAAAGACGAAGATTCTGAAAACCGGTAA
- the dnaN gene encoding DNA polymerase III subunit beta, giving the protein MKLVFAKGNLLKSVNIVMKAVPSKTTMPILECILIDASANIIKFTSNDMELGIETIVEGTIEERGIIALDAKIFSEIVRRLPDSYVTIETNDNFMVTITCENSKFNIPGKSGEDFSYLPMIEKNDCITISQFSLKEVIRQTIFSIAANENNKLMTGELFEIKNNILKVISLDGHRIAIRKIELNDSYEDKKVVVPGKTLNEISKILSGEIEDKVNIFFTDNHVMFEFEQTKVVSRLIDGEYFRIDQMLSSDYETKVQINKREFLSCIDRATLLVKEGEKKPIIINIEDESMQLRIDSPMGSMKEDIHIEKEGKDIMIGFNPKFLMDALRVIDDDMISIYLVNPKAPCFIKNDEENYIYLILPINFNAMR; this is encoded by the coding sequence ATGAAACTGGTATTTGCAAAAGGCAATCTTTTAAAAAGCGTTAATATCGTTATGAAAGCTGTACCCTCAAAAACAACAATGCCGATTCTTGAGTGCATATTAATTGATGCATCGGCGAATATAATAAAATTTACATCTAACGATATGGAATTGGGAATCGAAACTATTGTTGAAGGTACTATTGAAGAAAGAGGTATTATAGCTCTGGACGCTAAAATATTTTCAGAGATTGTCAGACGTCTTCCGGACAGTTATGTAACAATTGAAACGAATGATAATTTTATGGTTACAATTACCTGCGAAAACTCCAAATTTAATATTCCCGGAAAATCAGGAGAAGATTTTTCTTATCTCCCCATGATTGAAAAAAATGACTGCATTACAATTTCCCAGTTCAGTCTGAAAGAAGTTATCAGACAGACAATTTTCTCAATTGCAGCCAATGAAAACAACAAACTTATGACTGGGGAACTTTTTGAGATAAAAAATAATATATTAAAAGTTATATCCCTGGACGGACATCGGATTGCAATTCGTAAAATCGAATTAAATGATTCTTATGAAGATAAAAAGGTAGTGGTTCCGGGAAAAACTCTGAATGAAATAAGTAAGATACTGTCAGGAGAAATAGAAGATAAGGTAAATATTTTCTTTACAGATAATCATGTTATGTTTGAATTTGAACAGACGAAAGTTGTTTCCAGACTGATTGACGGAGAATATTTCAGAATCGATCAAATGCTGTCAAGTGACTATGAAACCAAAGTTCAAATCAATAAACGTGAGTTTTTAAGTTGTATTGACAGAGCTACACTTCTGGTTAAAGAAGGGGAGAAAAAACCAATTATTATCAACATTGAAGATGAAAGCATGCAGCTTCGTATTGATTCACCCATGGGTTCTATGAAAGAGGATATCCACATTGAAAAAGAGGGGAAAGACATTATGATTGGATTTAATCCCAAATTTTTGATGGATGCGCTCCGTGTCATAGATGACGATATGATATCCATATATCTGGTCAATCCAAAAGCCCCATGTTTTATAAAAAATGATGAAGAAAACTATATTTACCTGATTTTACCAATAAATTTCAACGCGATGCGATAG
- a CDS encoding RNA-binding S4 domain-containing protein yields METIKIKDEFIKLGQAMKLAGLVDEGADAKTQIQEGKVKVNGIVDVRRGKKLYVGDVFSFKGTDIKVEKKSCSD; encoded by the coding sequence ATGGAAACGATAAAAATAAAAGACGAATTTATTAAATTAGGCCAGGCTATGAAACTTGCCGGTCTGGTAGACGAAGGTGCGGATGCCAAAACCCAGATTCAGGAAGGAAAAGTTAAGGTTAATGGCATCGTAGATGTCCGCCGTGGAAAAAAATTATATGTCGGTGATGTATTTTCATTTAAGGGTACCGATATAAAAGTTGAAAAGAAGAGTTGTTCTGACTAA
- a CDS encoding lysophospholipid acyltransferase family protein — MKRIIFMMLGNIFYLPWAWIKLCIHAHDVDNYTDEEHMDLLKDIVKHANKAGRVTVDAYGVDNIPKKDGFVLFPNHQGMYDVLTILDTCPNKISVVVKKEVSKVQGLKQVFACMKALFIDRDDLKQSMKVIQQMASDVKIGKNYVIFAEGTRSRDENKLLDFKGGSFKSAVKARCPIVPVALIDAYKAFDTNSIKPVKIQIHYLTPLLYEEYKNMKTIEIAEIVKKMIEKTIEKNIVTIQHE, encoded by the coding sequence ATGAAAAGAATTATTTTTATGATGCTTGGAAATATCTTTTATCTTCCATGGGCGTGGATAAAACTCTGTATTCACGCCCACGATGTGGATAACTATACGGATGAAGAACATATGGATTTATTAAAAGACATCGTAAAGCATGCTAACAAAGCCGGACGGGTAACTGTAGATGCTTATGGGGTGGATAACATTCCAAAAAAAGATGGATTTGTATTATTTCCGAATCATCAGGGTATGTATGATGTATTAACGATACTGGATACATGTCCGAATAAGATTTCTGTTGTAGTAAAGAAAGAAGTATCAAAGGTACAAGGATTAAAACAGGTTTTTGCCTGCATGAAAGCTCTTTTTATAGACCGTGATGATTTAAAACAATCCATGAAAGTTATTCAACAGATGGCATCTGATGTAAAAATTGGAAAAAATTATGTTATCTTTGCAGAAGGAACCAGAAGCAGAGATGAAAATAAACTCCTGGATTTTAAAGGGGGAAGTTTTAAGAGTGCTGTTAAAGCAAGATGTCCGATTGTTCCTGTTGCCTTAATTGACGCATATAAAGCCTTTGATACAAATTCCATAAAGCCGGTTAAGATACAAATACATTATCTTACTCCATTACTTTATGAGGAATATAAAAACATGAAGACAATAGAGATTGCTGAAATTGTGAAAAAAATGATAGAGAAAACAATAGAAAAAAATATAGTTACTATTCAGCATGAATAA
- the recF gene encoding DNA replication/repair protein RecF (All proteins in this family for which functions are known are DNA-binding proteins that assist the filamentation of RecA onto DNA for the initiation of recombination or recombinational repair.), giving the protein MYVKSLELKNFRNYDSLSISFDQGTNILYGDNAQGKTNILEAIYLCGTTKSHRGSKDREIIHFNKDESHIRMFISRDDVVHKIDMHLKKNKAKGIAIDGIPIRKASELFGTVNIVFFSPEDLNIIKNGPSERRRFLDSELSQLSRYYLIQLTNYNKVLAQRNKLLKEIRDSESLSSTLDIWDEQMITYGISIIGERIQFIHRLNEILADIHLKLTGGKEQIELIYEPNVEAEAFKKQLKKSREKDFQLRASSLGPHRDDLCIKVNGIDIRKFGSQGQQRTAALSMKLSEIYLVKKIIKDTPILLLDDVLSELDSSRQNYLLKSIGDIQTFITCTGLDEFVENQFHVNKVFQIVEGSILF; this is encoded by the coding sequence ATGTATGTGAAGTCATTGGAGCTTAAAAACTTTAGAAATTATGATTCCCTTAGTATATCCTTTGATCAAGGTACGAATATTCTTTATGGTGACAATGCACAGGGAAAGACAAATATTTTGGAGGCAATCTATCTTTGTGGAACTACGAAATCACACAGAGGAAGTAAGGATCGTGAAATCATTCATTTTAACAAAGATGAATCACATATCAGAATGTTTATAAGCAGAGATGATGTTGTCCATAAGATTGACATGCACCTGAAAAAAAATAAGGCTAAGGGAATTGCTATTGATGGGATACCCATACGTAAAGCTTCGGAATTGTTTGGAACCGTAAATATTGTATTCTTCTCTCCGGAGGATCTGAATATTATAAAAAATGGACCTTCTGAACGAAGAAGGTTCCTTGACAGCGAATTAAGTCAGTTAAGCAGATATTATCTGATTCAGCTGACAAATTATAATAAAGTGCTTGCTCAGAGAAATAAACTGCTCAAAGAAATCCGAGATTCGGAATCTCTTTCAAGTACCCTGGATATATGGGATGAACAGATGATAACGTATGGAATAAGTATTATTGGAGAAAGAATTCAATTTATACACCGGCTGAATGAAATATTGGCCGATATCCATCTGAAACTCACAGGGGGAAAAGAACAGATTGAATTAATCTACGAACCTAATGTGGAGGCTGAAGCTTTTAAAAAACAATTAAAGAAGAGCAGAGAAAAAGATTTTCAATTAAGAGCTTCCTCACTGGGTCCTCATAGAGATGATTTATGTATCAAGGTAAATGGAATTGATATCAGAAAATTTGGATCCCAGGGTCAGCAGCGGACAGCTGCACTTTCCATGAAATTATCAGAGATATATCTCGTAAAGAAAATAATTAAAGATACACCAATTTTATTACTGGATGATGTATTATCCGAGCTTGACAGCAGCAGACAAAATTATCTTCTGAAAAGCATAGGTGACATCCAAACGTTTATAACTTGTACAGGATTGGATGAATTTGTGGAAAATCAGTTTCATGTGAATAAGGTTTTTCAGATAGTGGAAGGCAGTATATTATTTTAA
- a CDS encoding zinc ribbon domain-containing protein, whose amino-acid sequence MTRQEMKELQEEKVQMQQIYEEILKEQRRNFSILGHDYYKKVTAEPELIISGLTSYVEEIKEAEVKISKVQQQMSFLDKALQEPVDNICPKCGKLMEAEAKFCSACGTFLEVEKEQVKENVCRSCGNTLKAGAHFCGKCGASVSEK is encoded by the coding sequence ATGACCAGACAGGAAATGAAAGAATTACAAGAGGAGAAAGTCCAGATGCAGCAAATCTACGAAGAGATACTTAAAGAGCAGAGAAGAAATTTTTCTATTTTGGGACACGATTATTATAAAAAAGTAACTGCAGAACCGGAGCTTATTATAAGTGGGTTAACATCATATGTGGAGGAGATTAAGGAGGCAGAGGTAAAGATATCTAAAGTCCAGCAGCAAATGTCCTTTTTAGATAAAGCCTTGCAGGAACCTGTGGATAATATATGTCCCAAATGTGGTAAACTTATGGAGGCAGAGGCAAAATTCTGCTCTGCCTGCGGTACATTTTTAGAAGTAGAGAAAGAACAGGTTAAAGAAAATGTGTGTAGAAGCTGCGGAAATACATTAAAAGCCGGAGCACATTTCTGTGGAAAATGTGGGGCCTCTGTTTCGGAGAAATAG
- the gyrB gene encoding DNA topoisomerase (ATP-hydrolyzing) subunit B — translation MSAENTTNVEKNVEYGADQIQILEGLEAVRKRPGMYIGSTSIRGLHHLVYEIVDNAVDEALAGYCKNIDVIINKDNSITVTDDGRGIPVGINHKSGLPAVEVVFTILHAGGKFGGGGYKVSGGLHGVGASVVNALSTWLEVTIYHDGKVYRQRYERGKTIYKLKVVGECEKDKTGTMVTFLPDDTIFEETVFDYDILKTSIREVAFLTKGLSLTLLDLRPEEPVEKIFCYEGGIKEFVEYLNKSKTPLYDEILYFEGMVNEVMVEVAMQHNDSYTENTYGFVNNINTPEGGTHIVGFRNALTKTFNDYARKAKLLKDNESNLSGEDIREGLTAIVSIKLKDPQFEGQTKQKLGNSEARGAVDNLLSSNLELFLEQNPSVAKIIVEKSLLSQRARDAARKARDLTRRKSALDGMSLPGKLADCTDKNPERCEIYLVEGDSAGGSAKSARSRATQAILPLRGKILNVEKARLDKIYANAEIKAMITAFGTGIHEDFDISKLRYHKIIIMTDADVDGAHIDTLLLTFMYRFMPELIKQGYVYLAQPPLYKIERNKKVWYAYDDKELDKILLEIGRDGNNKIQRYKGLGEMDADQLWDTTMDPEHRVLNRVTYNEDIAAEIDVTFTTLMGDKVEPRREFIEQNADKLDIKDLDI, via the coding sequence ATGAGTGCAGAAAATACAACAAATGTAGAGAAAAATGTTGAATACGGAGCCGATCAGATTCAAATTCTGGAAGGGCTTGAGGCGGTTAGAAAGAGGCCTGGCATGTATATTGGCAGTACCTCTATACGAGGACTGCATCATCTGGTATATGAAATTGTTGATAATGCTGTGGACGAGGCTCTGGCCGGTTATTGTAAAAATATTGATGTAATCATAAACAAAGATAATTCTATTACGGTTACCGATGATGGACGTGGTATACCGGTGGGAATTAACCATAAATCAGGATTGCCTGCAGTGGAGGTTGTATTTACTATCTTACATGCCGGAGGAAAATTTGGCGGTGGTGGATATAAGGTTTCCGGGGGCCTGCATGGGGTAGGTGCTTCGGTTGTAAATGCTTTGTCAACCTGGCTGGAGGTTACTATTTATCATGATGGGAAAGTTTACAGGCAGCGTTATGAACGCGGAAAAACCATTTATAAGTTAAAGGTTGTAGGGGAATGTGAAAAAGATAAGACAGGAACGATGGTAACGTTCCTTCCTGATGATACGATTTTTGAAGAAACAGTATTTGATTATGATATATTAAAGACCAGTATTCGTGAAGTCGCATTTTTAACAAAAGGACTAAGTCTCACTCTTTTGGACCTGCGTCCTGAGGAGCCTGTAGAGAAGATATTTTGTTATGAGGGCGGAATAAAAGAATTTGTGGAATATCTGAATAAAAGTAAAACACCTCTTTATGATGAAATTCTTTATTTTGAGGGTATGGTAAATGAAGTTATGGTTGAAGTAGCTATGCAGCATAATGATTCCTATACAGAAAATACCTATGGATTTGTTAATAATATAAATACTCCGGAAGGTGGTACGCATATTGTTGGATTTCGTAATGCATTGACAAAAACTTTTAATGATTATGCGCGTAAGGCAAAGTTGTTGAAGGATAACGAGTCTAATTTAAGTGGTGAGGATATAAGAGAAGGCTTGACTGCTATTGTCAGTATTAAGTTAAAAGATCCTCAGTTTGAGGGACAGACAAAACAGAAGCTTGGAAACTCTGAGGCAAGGGGAGCGGTAGATAATCTCTTGAGTTCCAATTTGGAGCTTTTTTTGGAACAAAATCCTTCTGTTGCCAAAATTATTGTGGAAAAATCCTTATTATCACAAAGAGCCAGAGATGCAGCACGCAAGGCCAGGGATCTTACAAGAAGAAAATCAGCGCTTGACGGGATGTCTTTACCTGGAAAGCTGGCGGATTGTACGGACAAGAATCCGGAGCGTTGTGAAATTTATCTGGTAGAGGGAGATTCTGCCGGCGGATCTGCAAAGTCAGCGAGAAGCCGTGCTACCCAGGCAATTCTACCGCTGCGTGGTAAAATATTGAATGTAGAGAAGGCGCGTCTTGATAAAATTTATGCAAATGCGGAAATTAAGGCGATGATTACCGCATTTGGTACCGGTATTCATGAGGATTTTGATATAAGTAAGCTTCGCTATCATAAAATTATAATTATGACGGATGCAGATGTGGATGGGGCACATATTGACACCCTATTGCTTACCTTTATGTATCGCTTTATGCCGGAACTTATTAAACAGGGTTATGTATATCTTGCTCAGCCTCCTCTTTATAAAATTGAGAGAAATAAAAAAGTGTGGTATGCTTATGACGATAAGGAATTAGATAAAATTCTGCTTGAAATAGGGCGTGATGGAAACAATAAAATCCAGCGTTACAAAGGTTTGGGTGAAATGGATGCAGATCAGCTTTGGGATACTACGATGGATCCTGAACACAGAGTTCTGAATCGTGTAACTTATAACGAGGATATTGCAGCAGAAATAGATGTTACATTTACAACACTTATGGGTGATAAAGTAGAACCCCGGCGTGAATTTATTGAGCAGAATGCTGACAAACTGGATATTAAAGACCTGGATATATAA
- a CDS encoding YARHG domain-containing protein, with product MFCSNCGTEVNDDDFYCSNCGILLKDENEIEYLSEPVIEKRRVKYFIMIGVLVTFFIMGVSFGTYSFLKRNDNLVKNDKSKVTISKNLSSKTSPVPEKKQAITPAPLTPKPVDQKSVEEVSEYILADSDKKYLSDADMEGLSKEQLFLARNEIYARHGRIFKSKDLQSYLIQSHGIILLMMVMNLIPDKKQYLINMRRKILI from the coding sequence ATGTTTTGTAGTAACTGTGGAACAGAAGTGAATGATGATGATTTTTATTGTTCTAACTGCGGGATATTGTTAAAAGATGAGAATGAAATAGAATATTTATCTGAGCCTGTGATTGAAAAGAGAAGGGTAAAATATTTTATAATGATTGGCGTTCTTGTTACTTTTTTTATTATGGGTGTTTCATTTGGTACTTACAGTTTCCTTAAAAGAAATGATAACCTCGTTAAGAATGATAAATCAAAGGTTACAATATCAAAAAATTTATCATCTAAAACATCTCCTGTACCTGAAAAAAAGCAGGCAATAACGCCTGCTCCACTTACACCAAAACCTGTTGACCAGAAGTCAGTTGAGGAAGTATCAGAATATATTTTAGCAGATAGTGATAAGAAATATCTGTCCGATGCAGATATGGAGGGGCTAAGTAAAGAACAGCTTTTTTTAGCCAGAAATGAAATTTATGCACGGCATGGACGTATCTTTAAGAGTAAAGATCTACAAAGCTATTTAATTCAAAGTCATGGTATAATTCTTCTTATGATGGTGATGAATTTGATTCCAGACAAGAAACAATATTTAATCAATATGAGAAGGAAAATCTTAATCTGA